In Anopheles gambiae chromosome 2, idAnoGambNW_F1_1, whole genome shotgun sequence, a single window of DNA contains:
- the LOC1278822 gene encoding unconventional myosin-IXa isoform X1 — MELNGTHTDSSELSSKYRHRDELTMGAERKEKRRSKIYYDDFVTLDTTVMLKVYVGALSLHYEALSVEASKQTTAEEIVSCIVERLGLTGNNYELAEVAGECKERRLSAHEKPVSVMLLWPMHSEKDFHRFYLREIQSDVPWLDSYGLDPQILRDFIPFLLQKENREYPDLCQLPDLNEATLLENLRQRFEAGHIYTYVGSILIAVNPFKFHPIYNPKYVRLYQNQRIGPILPPHIFAIADNAYYNMLKEKRNQCIVISGESGSGKTESTNFLLHHLTALSQKGAHGSGVEQTILSAGPVLEAFGNAKTAHNNNSSRFGKFIQVNYRENGMVQGAVVQKYLLEKSRIVSQGHYERNYHVFYYLLSGATDAERDALHLLPAEKYHYLNAKNLTLENCDEKYEFSRLKQSMEMVGFSAEKQRRLFNVLSAVLLLGNVEFFPKKSTYHHDESVQVRNPDVVGLISELLRVKQETLMSALTSKRVKASGETLIMQYKLPEAIAARDALAKCLYGALFDWIVLQVNHALLNKDQVLHTGHSIGVLDIFGFEDFGPQNSFEQLCINYANEHLQYYFNLHVFKYEQKEYKREGIKWTDIEFLDNYGCLQLFESKPSGLLCILDDLCNFPGATNETLLQKFNSVHKDNAFYEKPQRKENAFIIKHYAGKVKYQVAEMREKNLDLMRQDIVSVLKNSSMAFVRELVGADPVAVFRWAILRAFFRGYFAFRSAGIKHRKERADMSYNKLATKTRYRAPNDSIVSHLVTVSSVNLTINRIAKLFCARRPVRDAGMLDRYRNYSTKSATAKGGQRERRKNWPKRISNAMSDITSGHSNNQACSPNSNLAYHRQSLGNAGYGAAGAASPGATGGTPRRSWSSFAFNNKNFPDGKLNYECNQQQDQTPQYHSKHLQSTAASSSSIYGSGGGGKSSANANSSASGAPNSGGVTGTGSGKGYGLGSAAARNRFERSGQDVMARASQIVMKNKSFRPRERPKKGLKNLQSVKTLSAGQNLSNQTSAIKTRKQPLTVTAQFQNSLIALMETLNQANPFFIRCIKSNPNKIPNQFDDATVTRQLRYTGMLETVRIRRAGYNVRLTYEEFIQLYRILLPKGLVSSQKDVRDFMSTMDLNKQHYQLGLTKIYMRESQKMRLDISLHTKIIDSIICIQRWFRAILQRKKYCQYRNAACTIQSYWRDYLREKQEKFTRKIRNHAATVIQATWRGYTVRKWYSKLKTGVLIIQARIRGNQARSRFKELLSKKLQRERAKLRSTQSLPVERPIGTTAAGGSYGGGGGGAGGGGSTYPEIVHAIEHRKKPIPAVGRSFETAIDIVNKNRALFADDSMSADFIDDDEDEEEEEEEETTGSRQATITATCGEEEEDEEDDEEGYEDLGLVDDPQYMANNRSALMHPVKTAAPVTTSPTVNSALLDRNEKYIKSLVISGGGGGGATASSSPSAGGGGGGNASSVGSSVSGAYQKAPLQRQEDVLDRPLRMYDIERASKSTFDDTELAKYRYERGGGVSSTVKLPVRRVDSGPSSVAGSGTGSGGSTMGRPGIQRFRYGDTASYGGSGMIRNQNHSNNSYSNSNVEIVFVNTGLDSVGAPAGSGGTGSLSSSPAARNLNRNSISSGTLTQTQVPPSLASSMRRDSLPLSHHLGTRTPGDEINSNYHMHQQQQQLQQQHQQQQQQQQQQQQQQHQHQQQPLSPSSSSVASHHQQSQTGSPMSHSPQSLPLVGSAGHIGNYQNLQFPPTSNYHQHHHHHQQSVYNNNAQPVSTGAKMVTSTPYGAAGSNSSYATGASASASSQRVSAAYPDDFAQNYYTTTTTTPKGKAAALLGTAKSEDSAVTNAGLGQSKYPLDRATLAKADSSDMVLSAGNKSAINQGAGNASGRRIKSTNLSEEQLVGSSGSSVSYHPGTGLTRRGPVGTSASGGSGNTSSTGVAGDTLKRRNSDPTNKIPLLEVNRGNDMYQSSTRINIAGHQFRKVQRINKAERCACCQEIDSFVNEGYRCLDCKVLVHTKCIQNGGIKSLQCAVAKRSKRIRTGGAGGGSGGLGGSSSKHDKHHPIGGGSASGQKISSTREYTDSTDKIISDAKELQLMQDFITQKICKMESDCEKPSEVDRVFKQALREFKDNLVAQYSVAHRQNSDVLNIKYRDLIANFEQVIETTSGRKNDFPLTMGVNAFRGFMNEFMNSRETEKPKTKRKKDKKRKHDDHTTFNGHTFQLTILNIATACEICQQFLLWPIERGLVCQNCKLTCHKKCYQKSASCNKIANADPNSLLGAGGSGSAVVAGGCGPDGQPLYGGGIPTKLFGVPLTALCGNSSDGVKIPAQINKLIMMIEMHGLYSEGIYRKSGVSSKIKDLKAKMDRAVTSADGGGGEMDFESYNVHVLTNVLKSFLREMPEPLLTFDRYDDFLRAADLSDGSDRVQTLLSLVKKIPPAHHCLFERLIFHLALVAKLEQYNRMSASSLAIVFAPCVLRTNRYVPAQDSLNDIGRQTKCMETLITQKMLNVKSTLADIDTLDTAAHTATARLSTLRSSKVFTQEEMANARGGSGIAVGGLLETETEEMLLEGHIQEIRKEKALLTSTLPSLARASSDDDLLSTDLDGEGGSLDDLSNSKEKDLDVSSGGGGGGGGGGGGGGSSNMISDSGISIRYQAPSDHGGSSNVSLNNDVPMAVSYSLRDQSGAGGAGGGGGGGASAAGMEYFHKMGPSSGASSAPGVKTKSLSHQTLLEREAFLRGSGSTSVSSPQSPTAATSVTASSTPSSSASAPSMMKSQQQNGNGANGSTGGASAGGASAAGSGTGGGGPGSGGSIASTATNSGAAGKRASDINLSHSMITLATTSHSLGGSTTSNSSSSGVGGSSGSTGSGSDLQRQKPISRSVSGGYEVSHHGSTVSGSGSGSTHASTNHRILIQASSALPITPGATIAASPSGSGSGATSTSASSSSINSANLHAKDNNGMGKDGLSSSGGNSSTTTTTKLVSRRMSAGTNKRSGGGAGPSGGSNSAAGGPGPPAGDDEPIMV; from the exons ATTCTATCTACGTGAAATACAAAGCGACGTTCCTTGGCTAGATAGTTACGGACTCGATCCACAGATACTTAGAGACTTTATACCGTTTCTGTTGCAGAAAGAAAATAGGGAATATCCTGACCTGTGCCAACTACCAG ATCTTAACGAAGCAACGCTACTCGAGAACCTTCGCCAGCGGTTTGAGGCCGGCCACATATACACGTACGTCGGCAGCATCCTGATCGCAGTCAATCCGTTCAAGTTTCATCCCATCTACAATCCAAAGTATGTGCGGCTCTACCAGAACCAGCGGATCGGGCCGATCCTGCCCCCGCACATCTTCGCCATCGCGGATAACGCTTACTACAACATGCTGAAGGAAAAACGAAACCAG TGTATCGTCATCAGCGGTGAGAGTGGTTCCGGCAAAACCGAAAGCACCAACTTCCTGCTTCACCATCTGACGGCCCTCTCGCAGAAAGGTGCCCATGGGTCCGGCGTAGAGCAGACCATCCTCAGTGCCGGACCCGTTCTGGAAGCGTTTGGCAATGCGAAAACggcgcacaacaacaacagcagccgtTTCGGCAAGTTCATCCAGGTAAACTACCGCGAGAATGGTATGGTGCAGGGCGCTGTGGTACAGAAGTATCTGCTCGAGAAGAGCCGAATCGTCTCACAAGGACACTACGAGCGCAACTACCACGTGTTTTACTATCTACTGTCGGGCGCAACCGATGCGGAGCGGGACGCACTGCATCTGCTGCCAGCGGAAAAGTACCACTACCTGAACGCAAAGAATCTCACGCTGGAAAACTGTGACGAAAAATACGAGTTCTCACGCCTGAAGCAGAGTATGGAGATGGTTGGCTTTTCGGCGGAGAAGCAGCGGCGCCTGTTCAACGTCCTGtcggccgtgctgctgctcggtaaCGTCGAGTTCTTCCCGAAAAAGTCCACCTACCACCACGACGAGAGTGTGCAGGTACGAAATCCGGATGTGGTGGGACTAATATCGGAGCTGCTGCGCGTTAAGCAGGAGACACTGATGTCGGCGCTCACGTCCAAGCGCGTGAAGGCCAGCGGCGAGACGCTGATCATGCAGTACAAGCTGCCGGAAGCGATTGCGGCACGGGACGCGCTAGCGAAGTGCCTTTACGGGGCGCTGTTCGATTGGATTGTGCTGCAGGTGAACCATGCGCTGCTGAACAAGGACCAGGTCCTGCATACGGGTCACTCGATCGGCGTGCTGGACATATTCGGCTTCGAGGATTTTGGGCCACAGAACAGCTTTGAGCAGCTGTGTATTAACTATGCAAACGAGCATTTACAGTATTACTTCAATCTG CACGTGTTCAAATACGAACAAAAAGAATACAAACGCGAGGGAATTAAATGGACTGATATAGAATTTCTAGACAATTACGGTTGCTTGCAGCTGTTTGAATCGAAACCTTCCGGTTTGTTGTGTATACTGGACGATCTGTGCAA tTTTCCCGGTGCCACGAACGAAACGTTGCTGCAAAAGTTCAACAGTGTTCACAAGGATAACGCATTTTACGAAAAGCCACAGCGCAAAGAGAACGCATTTATTATAAAGCATTACGCGGGCAAGGTGAAATATCAG GTCGCCGAAATGCGTGAAAAGAATCTCGATCTAATGCGGCAGGATATTGTGAGCGTGTTGAAAAACTCGAGCATGGCGTTTGTTCGCGAGCTGGTCGGTGCCGACCCGGTGGCCGTATTCAGGTGGGCCATTTTACGGGCCTTTTTTCGCGGCTATTTCGCATTCCGGTCGGCCGGAATTAAGCATCGCAAGGAGCGGGCTGACATGTCGTACAACAAGCTGGCCACCAAGACGCGATACCGTGCGCCGAACGATAGTATCGTGAG CCATCTCGTGACGGTCTCATCGGTGAATCTAACAATCAATCGAATTGC GAAGCTTTTCTGTGCACGGCGTCCGGTTCGGGATGCTGGTATGCTGGACCGGTACCGCAACTATTCGACAAAGTCGGCCACGGCCAAAGGGGGCCAGAGGGAGCGCCGCAAAAATTGGCC CAAACGCATCAGTAACGCCATGAGCGATATTACATCGGGCCATAGTAACAATCAGGCCTGCTCGCCCAACAGCAATCTCGCCTACCACCGGCAGTCCCTTGGAAATGCTGGATATGGTGCGGCCGGTGCTGCTTCACCGGGCGCAACCGGTGGAACACCTCGCCGGTCTTGGTCGAGTTTTGcgttcaacaacaaaaatttcCCCGACGGCAAACTGAACTACGAGTGCAATCAACAGCAAGATCAAACGCCCCAGTACCACTCAAAACACCTGCAATCGACGGCCGCTTCGTCATCGTCCATCTATGGCAGTGGTGGAGGTGGCAAATCATCGGCCAATGCAAATTCTTCCGCGAGCGGTGCTCCGAACAGCGGAGGAGTAACTGGTACTGGCAGTGGCAAAGGATACGGACTGGGATCGGCAGCGGCGCGTAATCGTTTCGAACGTTCCGGCCAGGATGTAATGGCCCGGGCATCTCAAATCGTAAT gaaaaacaaatccttTCGTCCACGGGAGCGACCGAAAAAGGGACTAAAGAATCTTCAGTCGGTAAAAACGCTTTCAGCTGGCCAGAATCTGTCGAATCAAACCTCTGCTATCAAAACACGTAAACAGCCACTTACTGTGACCGCCCAGTTCCAGAACTCTCTGATCGCGTTGATGGAAACCTTAAATCAG GCAAACCCATTCTTCATTCGATGTATCAAATCGAATCCGAATAAAATACCGAACCAGTTTGACGATGCCACCGTTACGCGACAG CTTCGCTACACGGGCATGCTGGAGACGGTCCGCATTCGTCGGGCTGGTTACAATGTACGTCTGACGTACGAAGAGTTCATTCAGCTGTACCGCATCCTGCTACCGAAGGGCTTGGTCAGCTCCCAGAAAGATGTGCGGGACTTCATGAGTACGATGGATCTGAACAAGCAGCACTACCAGCTCGGGCTGACCAAGATCTACATGCGCGAGTCGCAGAAGATGCGGCTGGACATCTCGCTGCACACAAAGATCATCGACAGCATTATCTGCATTCAGCGCTGGTTCCGGGCGATTTTGCAGCGGAAAAAGTACTGCCAGTACCGGAACGCGGCCTGCACTATCCAGTCCTACTGGCGCGACTATCTGCGCGAGAAGCAGGAGAAGTTTACGCGCAAAATACGCAACCACGCGGCTACGGTGATCCAGGCGACCTGGCGTGGCTACACGGTACGCAAGTGGTACAGCAAGCTAAAGACGGGCGTGCTGATCATTCAGGCGCGCATCCGTGGCAATCAGGCACGATCGCGCTTCAAGGAGCTGTTGAGCAAAAAGTTGCAGCGAGAGCGGGCCAAGCTACGCTCCACTCAAAGCCTGCCCGTAGAGCGACCGATCGGAACGACAGCTGCTGGCGGATCGTAcggtggaggtggaggaggagcaggaggaggagggtcTACGTATCCCGAGATTGTGCATGCGATCGAGCATCGGAAGAAGCCGATCCCGGCAGTGGGACGCAGCTTCGAGACGGCCATTGATATAGTGAACAAAAATCGGGCACTGTTCGCTGACGACAGCATGTCCGCGGACTTTATCGACGatgacgaggacgaggaggaagaggaggaggaagagacCACGGGCAGCCGACAGGCGACGATCACTGCGACATGcggcgaggaggaggaagatgaGGAGGACGATGAGGAGGGTTACGAGGATCTTGGTTTGGTGGACGATCCGCAGTACATGGCGAATAACCGATCGGCCCTGATGCATCCCGTTAAGACGGCTGCCCCTGTCACAACGTCACCGACGGTAAATAGCGCACTATTAGATAGGAATGAAAAGTACATCAAAAGTCTGGTCATAtccggaggaggaggaggaggtgccACTGCTTCCTCTTCGCCGTCGGCAGGAGGCGGCGGTGGAGGGAACGCTTCCAGTGTCGGCAGCAGTGTAAGCGGCGCGTACCAGAAAGCGCCGCTGCAGCGCCAAGAGGACGTGCTGGACCGGCCGCTCCGGATGTACGACATCGAGCGGGCGAGCAAGAGCACGTTCGACGATACGGAGCTGGCCAAGTATCGGTACGAGCGGGGCGGCGGTGTGAGCAGCACGGTGAAGCTGCCGGTGCGACGCGTCGATTCGGGCCCGTCGTCGGTGGCAGGCAGCGGCACGGGCAGCGGGGGATCGACCATGGGTCGGCCAGGGATTCAGCGGTTTCGCTACGGTGATACAGCGTCGTACGGCGGCAGTGGCATGATTCGAAATCAGAACCACAGCAATAATAGTTATAGTAATAGTAATGTTGAAATCGTGTTTGTAAATACCGGACTAGATAGTGTCGGGGCGCCGGCAGGATCCGGTGGTACCGGTTCCCTTTCGTCGTCCCCGGCCGCCAGGAATCTCAATCGAAACAGCATTAGCAGCGGAACGCTTACCCAAACGCAAGTACCACCGTCGCTAGCGAGCAGTATGCGGCGGGACTCGTTGCCGCTGAGCCATCACCTGGGCACGCGCACGCCGGGAGACGAAATTAACTCCAACTATCATAtgcatcagcaacaacaacagttgcagcaacaacatcagcagcaacagcagcagcagcagcagcagcagcagcagcagcatcaacatcaacagcagccgcTATCGCCATCTTCCTCTTCCGTCGCTTCGCACCACCAGCAGAGTCAAACAGGCTCCCCAATGTCCCACTCGCCTCAGTCGCTGCCGTTGGTCGGCTCGGCAGGTCACATCGGAAACTATCAGAATCTGCAGTTCCCGCCGACCTCCAactaccaccagcaccatcaccatcaccagcagtcGGTGTACAACAATAATGCGCAGCCCGTCAGCACGGGTGCCAAAATGGTCACCTCGACTCCTTACGGCGCCGCCGGCAGCAACAGTTCGTACGCGACGGGAGCCTCGGCCTCCGCCAGCAGCCAGCGCGTATCGGCAGCCTATCCGGACGATTTCGCACAAAACTATTACaccacgacgaccacgacACCGAAGGGTAAGGCGGCCGCACTGCTAGGCACGGCCAAATCGGAGGACAGCGCGGTAACGAACGCTGGCCTCGGCCAGTCGAAGTATCCGCTGGATCGAGCGACGCTCGCCAAAGCGGACAGCAGCGATATGGTGCTGTCGGCTGGCAACAAATCAGCGATCAATCAAGGCGCCGGCAACGCTAGCGGCAGgcgcatcaagtcgacgaatCTCAGTGAGGAGCAGCTGGTCGGTAGTTCGGGTTCCTCCGTCAGCTACCATCCCGGCACGGGGCTGACACGGCGCGGTCCCGTCGGCACGAGTGCGAGCGGCGGTAGTGGCAACACGAGCAGTACCGGTGTCGCCGGCGATACGCTCAAGCGCCGCAACTCGGACCCGACCAACAAAATCCCGCTGCTGGAGGTGAACCGGGGCAACGACATGTACCAGTCGAGCACGCGCATCAACATCGCCGGCCACCAGTTCCGGAAGGTGCAGCGTATCAACAAGGCGGAACGGTGCGCCTGCTGCCAGGAGATTGATTCGTTCGTGAACGAAGGCTACCGGTGTCTCGACTGCAAGGTGCTGGTGCACACCAAGTGCATTCAGAACGGGGGCATCAAATCGCTGCAGTGTGCGGTGGCCAAGCGCTCGAAGCGCATTCGCACGGGCGGTgccggtggcggcagcggcgggcTCGGCGGGTCGTCGAGCAAGCACGATAAGCATCACCCGATCGGGGGCGGCAGCGCCAGCGGTCAGAAGATTTCGTCCACGCGCGAATACACCGACTCGACCGACAAGATTATCAGCGATGCCAAAGAGCTGCAGCTAATGCAGGACTTCATCACGCAGAAGATCTGCAAGATGGAGAGCGACTGCGAGAAACCGTCGGAGGTGGACCGGGTGTTCAAGCAGGCGTTGCGCGAGTTCAAGGACAACCTGGTCGCCCAGTACAGTGTGGCGCATCGGCAGAACTCGGACGTGCTGAACATCAAGTACCGGGATCTGATCGCCAACTTCGAGCAGGTGATCGAGACGACGTCCGGCCGCAAGAACGACTTTCCGCTGACGATGGGCGTAAACGCGTTCCGCGGGTTTATGAACGAGTTTATGAACTCGCGCGAAACGGAAAAACCGAAAACGAAGCGAAAAAAGGATAAGAAGCGGAAACACGACGATCATACCACGTTCAACG GACATACATTCCAGTTAACGATACTCAACATTGCGACGGCATGTGAAATTTGCCAACAGTTTCTCCTGTGGCCAATTGAGCGAGGACTG GTGTGCCAAAATTGCAAACTTACCTGCCACAAAAAGTGCTACCAAAAGTCGGCATCCTGCAACAAGATCGCCAACGcggacccgaactcgctgctgGGCGCCGGTGGCAGTGGTTCGGCCGTGGTGGCCGGCGGCTGCGGCCCGGACGGTCAACCGCTGTACGGTGGTGGCATACCGACGAAGCTGTTCGGTGTGCCGCTGACGGCCCTCTGTGGCAACAGCAGCGACGGGGTGAAGATACCGGCCCAGATCAACAAGCTGATCATGATGATCGAAATGCACGGTCTGTACTCGGAGGGCATCTACCGGAAGAGCGGCGTCAGCTCGAAGATCAAGGACCTGAAGGCGAAGATGGACCGGGCAGTGACGAGCGCcgatggcggcggcggcgagaTGGACTTCGAGTCGTACAACGTGCACGTGCTGACGAACGTGCTGAAGTCGTTCCTGCGCGAGATGCCCGAACCGCTGCTGACGTTCGATCGGTATGACGATTTTCTGCGTGCCGCCGATCTGTCCGACGGTAGCGATCGCGTCCAGACGCTGCTGTCGCTGGTGAAGAAAATACCGCCCGCCCATCACTGTCTGTTCGAGCGGTTAATCTTTCACCTGGCGCTGGTGGCGAAGCTGGAACAGTACAACCGCATGTCGGCCAGCTCGCTGGCGATCGTGTTTGCGCCGTGCGTGCTGCGCACGAACCGGTACGTGCCGGCGCAGGACAGCCTGAACGACATCGGACGCCAGACGAAGTGCATGGAAACGCTCATCACGCAGAAGATGCTGAACGTGAAGAGCACGCTGGCGGACATCGACACGCTCGACACGGCGGCGCACACGGCGACGGCCCGGCTCAGCACGCTGCGCAGCAGCAAGGTGTTTACGCAGGAGGAGATGGCGAATGCGCGCGGCGGCAGTGGCATAGCGGTGGGCGGGCTGCTCGAAACCGAAACGGAGGAGATGCTGCTGGAGGGCCACATACAGGAGATCCGGAAGGAGAAGGCCCTGCTAACGTCAACGCTGCCGAGCTTGGCGCGCGCCAGCTCGGACGACGATCTGCTCTCGACCGATCTGGACGGCGAGGGCGGCAGCCTGGACGATCTAAGCAACAGCAAGGAGAAAGACCTGGACGTgagcagcggtggtggtggtggcggcggtggaggaggaggaggaggaggaagtaGCAACATGATTAGTGACAGTGGCATCTCGATTCGCTACCAGGCACCCTCGGATCACGGAGGTAGTAGTAATGTTAGTCTTAATAATGACGTCCCGATGGCTGTGAGTTATTCGTTACGTGATCAGAGTGGAGCGGGCGgtgcaggtggtggtggtggtggtggtgcctcCGCCGCCGGGATGGAGTACTTCCACAAGATGGGTCCTTCGTCCGGTGCGAGTTCGGCACCCGGCGTGAAGACGAAGTCTCTCTCCCACCAAACGCTGCTCGAGCGGGAAGCCTTCCTCCGGGGCAGCGGTTCCACCTCTGTCTCCTCGCCGCAGTCCCCGACGGCCGCAACATCGGTCACGGCGTCCTCCAccccgtcgtcgtcggcaTCAGCCCCATCGATGATGAAGTCGCAGCAGCAGAATGGAAACGGCGCCAACGGTAGTACCGGTGGTGCCTCCGCGGGAGGCGCGAGCGCAGCTGGCAGCGGTACGGGCGGCGGCGGACCGGGTAGCGGTGGTTCGATAGCATCGACGGCCACCAACAGTGGTGCTGCTGGCAAGCGTGCCAGCGACATCAATCTGAGCCACTCGATGATAACGCTCGCGACGACGTCCCACAGCCTGGGCGGCAGTACGacgagcaacagcagcagcagcggcgtcgGTGGCAGCTCCGGCAGTACCGGCAGCGGTAGCGACCTGCAGCGACAAAAGCCCATCAGCCGGAGCGTCTCCGGTGGTTACGAGGTGAGCCACCATGGCTCGACCGTGTCGGGCTCGGGGTCCGGTTCGACGCACGCATCGACCAACCACCGGATACTGATACAGGCGTCGTCAGCGCTACCGATCACGCCCGGTGCCACCATCGCTGCCTCCCCGTCCGGGTCCGGCTCCGGTGCTACGTCCACGTCCGCCTCCAGTTCTTCCATCAACTCCGCGAACCTGCACGCGAAAGACAATAATGGGATGGGCAAGGACGGCCTGTCATCGAGCGGTGGCAattcctccaccaccaccaccaccaaactgGTGTCTCGCCGGATGTCCGCCGGCACTAACAAACGGTCTGGCGGGGGTGCTGGTCCTTCCGGCGGTTCGAACAGTGCTGCCGGTGGACCAGGCCCGCCTGCCGGTGACGATGAACCGATCATGGTTTGA